The following are encoded together in the Naumannella cuiyingiana genome:
- the tuf gene encoding elongation factor Tu, producing MAKAKFERNKPHVNIGTIGHIDHGKTTLTAAISKVLHDKYPNLNEASPFDQIDKAPEERQRGITISIAHIEYQTENRHYAHVDCPGHADYVKNMITGAAQMDGAILVVAATDGPMPQTREHVLLARQVGVPSMVVALNKCDMVDDEELIELVEMEVRELLTDNEFDGDNAPVVRVAAYPALQGEEKWTESILELMNAVDEYIPQPEREIDKPFLMPVEDVFTITGRGTVVTGRIERGVVKVNETVDIVGIRDDKQTTTVTGVEMFRKLLDEGQAGENVGLLLRGTKKEDVERGMVVIKPGSTTPHTEFEARVYILNKDEGGRHKPFFSNYSPQFYFRTTDVTGEIKLPDGTEMVMPGDNTDMTVKLIHPIAMEEELKFAIREGGRTVGAGRVTKILK from the coding sequence GTGGCAAAGGCCAAGTTCGAGCGGAACAAGCCGCACGTCAACATCGGCACCATCGGGCACATCGACCACGGCAAGACGACCCTGACCGCGGCGATCTCGAAGGTGCTCCACGACAAGTACCCGAACCTCAACGAGGCGTCGCCTTTCGACCAGATCGACAAGGCTCCCGAGGAGCGTCAGCGCGGTATCACCATCTCGATCGCTCACATCGAGTACCAGACCGAGAACCGGCACTACGCCCACGTCGACTGCCCCGGGCACGCCGACTACGTGAAGAACATGATCACCGGTGCCGCCCAGATGGACGGCGCGATCCTGGTCGTGGCCGCCACCGACGGCCCGATGCCGCAGACCCGCGAGCACGTGCTGCTGGCCCGCCAGGTCGGCGTCCCGTCGATGGTCGTCGCGCTGAACAAGTGCGACATGGTCGACGACGAGGAGCTGATCGAGCTCGTCGAGATGGAGGTGCGCGAGCTCCTCACCGACAACGAGTTCGACGGTGACAACGCGCCGGTCGTGCGCGTCGCCGCGTACCCGGCCCTGCAGGGCGAGGAGAAGTGGACCGAGTCCATCCTCGAGCTGATGAACGCCGTGGACGAGTACATCCCGCAGCCGGAGCGCGAGATCGACAAGCCGTTCCTGATGCCGGTCGAGGACGTCTTCACGATCACCGGTCGTGGCACCGTCGTCACCGGCCGCATCGAGCGCGGTGTGGTCAAGGTCAACGAGACCGTCGACATCGTCGGTATCCGCGACGACAAGCAGACCACCACCGTCACCGGTGTGGAGATGTTCCGCAAGCTGCTCGACGAGGGCCAGGCGGGTGAGAACGTCGGCCTGCTGCTCCGCGGCACCAAGAAGGAGGACGTCGAGCGCGGCATGGTCGTGATCAAGCCGGGTTCGACCACCCCGCACACCGAGTTCGAGGCTCGCGTCTACATCCTGAACAAGGACGAGGGCGGGCGGCACAAGCCGTTCTTCAGCAACTACAGCCCGCAGTTCTACTTCCGTACCACCGACGTGACCGGTGAGATCAAGCTGCCCGACGGCACCGAGATGGTGATGCCCGGTGACAACACCGACATGACCGTCAAGCTGATCCACCCGATCGCCATGGAGGAGGAGCTGAAGTTCGCCATCCGTGAGGGCGGCCGCACCGTCGGCGCCGGTCGGGTGACGAAAATCCTCAAGTGA
- a CDS encoding ATP-binding cassette domain-containing protein, whose translation MSTGRLVIDGLVAGFVDPILHGIDLRIGTGEVCAVVGPNGSGKSTLLRAIYGALRPSAGSAVLDGDDLARLPRAEAARRVGVVGQAAGGGFDFTAREMVLLGRTPHLGTFDRPGPADHAIAEDAMRRTGCAQFADRPLSTLSGGEAQRVLIARALAQQPILLLLDEPTNHLDPRHQLELLTLLRGSGPTVLVALHSLDLAAQYADQLAIMDSGRLVDAGPPHAVLTDATLRRVFGVSGGFVTDPVTGAPRLLLRPAE comes from the coding sequence GTGAGCACCGGGCGGCTGGTGATCGATGGGCTCGTCGCGGGCTTCGTCGACCCGATCCTGCACGGGATCGACCTCAGGATCGGGACCGGCGAGGTGTGCGCCGTGGTGGGCCCGAACGGCTCGGGCAAGTCGACGCTGCTCCGGGCGATCTACGGCGCCCTGCGCCCGAGCGCCGGTTCCGCGGTGCTCGACGGCGATGATCTTGCCCGGCTGCCGCGCGCGGAGGCGGCGCGACGGGTGGGGGTCGTCGGTCAGGCCGCCGGCGGGGGTTTCGACTTCACCGCCCGCGAGATGGTGCTGCTCGGGCGTACCCCGCACCTGGGCACGTTCGACCGTCCCGGTCCGGCCGACCACGCCATTGCCGAGGACGCGATGCGGCGCACCGGGTGTGCGCAGTTCGCGGACCGGCCCCTGTCGACGCTGTCGGGCGGCGAGGCGCAACGGGTGCTGATCGCTCGCGCGCTGGCCCAGCAGCCGATCTTGTTGTTGCTGGACGAGCCGACCAATCATCTCGATCCGCGTCACCAGCTCGAACTGCTGACCCTGCTGCGGGGCTCCGGGCCGACGGTGCTGGTCGCCCTGCACTCGCTCGACCTGGCGGCGCAGTACGCCGATCAGCTCGCGATCATGGACTCCGGACGGCTGGTGGACGCGGGGCCGCCGCACGCGGTGCTGACGGATGCGACCCTGCGCCGGGTCTTCGGCGTCTCCGGCGGCTTCGTCACCGACCCGGTGACCGGCGCCCCCCGGCTGCTGCTCCGACCGGCGGAGTGA
- the fusA gene encoding elongation factor G: protein MAVDIKTDLGKVRNIGIMAHIDAGKTTTTERILFYTGITYKIGEVHDGAATMDWMEQEQERGITITSAATTAHWKDHQINIIDTPGHVDFTVEVERSLRVLDGAVAVFDGVAGVEPQSQTVWRQADRYNVPRICFVNKLDRTGASFDFCVKTIRERLNATAAVMQLPIGAEADFIGVVDLIRMKALTWRGETKLGEDYEVEEIPADMLEEAQAARAELIETVAEHDDELMELYLEGEEPTEEQLQHAVRRAVLSSAITAVFCGSAFKNKGVQPLLDAVIAYLPSPVDVPAIQGFKPGDESVEIERKPSDDEPFSALAFKIAADPHLGKLTFVRLYSGKLEAGSTVQNSTKQRKERIGKIYQMHANKREEIASVGAGQIVAVMGLKDTTTGETLSDPQNAVVLESMDFPAPVIEQAIEPKTKSDQEKLSTAIQRLAEEDPTFRVHTDEETGQTIIAGMGELHLEVLIDRMKREFRVEANIGKPQVAYRETLRRPVDKVDYVHKKQSGGSGQYAKVQINLEPQEAGAGYEFVNAITGGRIPKEYIPAVDEGIQEAMQTGVLAGYPVEDIKVTLVDGAYHDVDSSELAFKIAGIQVFKEAARKADPALLEPMMKVDVTTPNDYLGTVIGDINSRRGQMQGTREEHGNQVVEALVPLSEMFGYVGDLRSKTSGQASYSMEFDSYAETPKTVSDEIIAKARGE, encoded by the coding sequence ATGGCTGTCGACATCAAGACCGACCTGGGCAAGGTCCGCAACATCGGCATCATGGCGCACATCGATGCCGGCAAGACCACCACGACCGAGCGCATCCTGTTCTACACCGGCATCACCTACAAGATCGGTGAGGTCCACGACGGCGCCGCCACGATGGACTGGATGGAGCAGGAGCAGGAGCGCGGCATCACGATCACTTCCGCGGCCACCACGGCCCACTGGAAGGATCACCAGATCAACATCATCGACACCCCCGGGCACGTCGACTTCACCGTCGAGGTGGAGCGCTCGCTCCGCGTCCTCGACGGCGCCGTCGCCGTCTTCGACGGGGTGGCCGGCGTCGAGCCGCAGAGCCAGACCGTGTGGCGTCAGGCCGACCGTTACAACGTGCCGCGGATCTGCTTCGTCAACAAGCTGGACCGCACCGGCGCGTCCTTCGACTTCTGCGTCAAGACGATCCGCGAGCGTCTGAACGCGACCGCGGCCGTGATGCAGTTGCCGATCGGTGCCGAGGCCGACTTCATCGGCGTGGTCGACCTGATCCGGATGAAGGCCCTGACCTGGCGCGGCGAGACCAAGCTGGGCGAGGACTACGAGGTCGAGGAGATCCCGGCCGACATGCTCGAGGAGGCCCAGGCGGCCCGCGCCGAGCTGATCGAGACCGTCGCCGAGCATGACGACGAGCTGATGGAGCTCTACCTGGAGGGCGAGGAGCCCACCGAGGAGCAGCTCCAGCACGCCGTCCGGCGCGCGGTGCTGTCGTCGGCGATCACCGCCGTGTTCTGCGGCTCGGCCTTCAAGAACAAGGGCGTGCAGCCCCTGCTCGACGCCGTCATCGCCTACCTGCCGTCCCCGGTCGACGTCCCGGCCATCCAGGGCTTCAAGCCCGGCGACGAGTCGGTCGAGATCGAGCGCAAGCCGTCCGACGACGAGCCGTTCTCGGCGCTGGCGTTCAAGATCGCGGCCGACCCGCACCTGGGCAAGCTGACCTTCGTGCGGCTCTACTCGGGCAAGCTCGAGGCGGGCTCGACGGTGCAGAACAGCACCAAGCAGCGCAAGGAGCGGATCGGCAAGATCTACCAGATGCACGCCAACAAGCGTGAGGAGATCGCGTCGGTCGGCGCCGGCCAGATCGTCGCCGTGATGGGCCTGAAGGACACCACCACCGGCGAGACCCTGTCCGACCCGCAGAACGCGGTCGTGCTGGAGTCGATGGACTTCCCCGCACCCGTCATCGAGCAGGCCATCGAGCCGAAGACGAAGTCGGACCAGGAGAAGCTGTCGACTGCCATCCAGCGGCTCGCCGAGGAGGACCCGACCTTCCGGGTGCACACCGACGAGGAGACCGGCCAGACGATCATCGCCGGCATGGGCGAGCTGCACCTGGAGGTGCTGATCGACCGGATGAAGCGCGAGTTCCGCGTGGAAGCCAACATCGGCAAGCCCCAGGTGGCCTACCGCGAGACCCTGCGTCGCCCGGTCGACAAGGTCGACTACGTGCACAAGAAGCAGTCCGGCGGTTCCGGCCAGTACGCCAAGGTGCAGATCAACCTGGAGCCGCAGGAGGCGGGCGCGGGCTATGAGTTCGTGAATGCGATCACCGGTGGTCGCATCCCGAAGGAGTACATCCCGGCCGTCGACGAGGGCATCCAGGAGGCCATGCAGACCGGCGTGCTCGCGGGCTACCCCGTCGAGGACATCAAGGTCACGCTGGTCGACGGGGCGTACCACGACGTCGACTCCTCCGAGCTGGCGTTCAAGATCGCCGGCATCCAGGTGTTCAAGGAGGCGGCCCGCAAGGCCGACCCGGCGCTCCTGGAGCCGATGATGAAGGTCGACGTCACCACGCCGAACGACTACCTCGGCACCGTGATCGGCGACATCAACTCCCGTCGTGGCCAGATGCAGGGCACGCGGGAGGAGCACGGCAACCAGGTCGTCGAGGCGCTGGTGCCGCTGTCGGAGATGTTCGGCTATGTCGGCGACCTGCGGTCGAAGACCTCGGGCCAGGCGTCGTACTCGATGGAGTTCGACTCCTACGCCGAGACCCCGAAGACGGTCTCCGACGAGATCATCGCCAAGGCACGCGGGGAGTGA
- a CDS encoding formylglycine-generating enzyme family protein, which yields MSESPGSAPAELIEIAAGPFAMGSDSPRAHPADGEGPVRTVTLSAYRISPTAVTNAEFAAFVDATGYRTEAEGFGWSYVFGGMVAPDAVIMDAGVPGAPWWRAVRGADWAHPEGGRSGIGDRLDHPVVQVSWHDAQAYCRWRGVRLPTEAEWEKAARGGLVGAAYAWGDEVSPGGEHRANIWQGTFPEINTAEDGYAGTAPVTAYPPNGYGLHNTAGNVWEWCADWFSARWHVQDIEQTRVDPQGPRWGMARVVRGGSYLCHSSYCNRYRVAARTQTTPDSALGHTGFRVAADA from the coding sequence GTGAGCGAGTCACCCGGCAGCGCGCCCGCGGAGTTGATCGAGATCGCGGCCGGGCCATTCGCGATGGGCAGCGACTCGCCCCGGGCGCATCCCGCCGACGGCGAGGGACCGGTCCGCACGGTCACCCTCTCGGCGTACCGGATCTCGCCGACGGCCGTGACCAACGCGGAGTTCGCCGCATTCGTCGACGCGACCGGCTACCGCACGGAGGCCGAGGGCTTCGGCTGGTCCTATGTCTTCGGCGGCATGGTCGCGCCCGATGCGGTGATCATGGACGCCGGGGTTCCCGGCGCCCCCTGGTGGCGCGCGGTGCGCGGCGCCGACTGGGCGCATCCCGAGGGCGGGCGTTCCGGCATCGGCGATCGCCTCGACCATCCGGTCGTCCAGGTCTCCTGGCACGACGCGCAGGCCTACTGCCGCTGGCGCGGCGTCCGGCTGCCCACCGAGGCCGAGTGGGAGAAGGCGGCCCGCGGCGGCCTGGTGGGCGCCGCCTACGCGTGGGGGGATGAGGTGAGTCCCGGCGGTGAGCACCGCGCCAACATCTGGCAGGGCACGTTCCCCGAGATCAACACCGCCGAGGACGGGTACGCCGGGACGGCCCCCGTCACGGCGTACCCCCCGAACGGGTACGGGCTGCACAACACAGCCGGCAATGTCTGGGAATGGTGCGCGGACTGGTTCAGCGCACGCTGGCATGTCCAGGACATCGAGCAGACCCGGGTCGACCCGCAGGGCCCGCGCTGGGGCATGGCGCGGGTGGTTCGTGGCGGCTCCTATCTGTGCCACTCCTCGTACTGCAACCGCTACCGGGTGGCGGCGCGGACCCAGACCACCCCGGACTCGGCCCTCGGCCACACCGGCTTCCGGGTGGCCGCGGACGCCTGA
- the rpsG gene encoding 30S ribosomal protein S7: MPRKGPAPKRPVMADPVYGSPLVSQLVSKVLTDGKKTTAQDIVYSALEGTRAKTGVDPVQTLKRALDNVRPSLEVKSRRVGGATYQVPVEVKPARATTLSMRWLVSFSRARREKTMSERLMNEILDASNGLGAAVKRREDTHKMAEANRAFAHYRW; the protein is encoded by the coding sequence ATGCCTCGCAAGGGCCCCGCCCCGAAGCGTCCCGTGATGGCCGACCCCGTCTACGGGTCGCCGCTGGTCAGCCAGTTGGTCAGCAAGGTTCTCACCGACGGCAAGAAGACCACCGCCCAGGACATTGTCTACAGCGCGTTGGAGGGCACCCGCGCGAAGACGGGTGTCGATCCGGTGCAGACGCTGAAGCGTGCGCTGGACAACGTCCGCCCCAGCCTCGAGGTGAAGAGCCGCCGGGTCGGTGGCGCCACCTACCAGGTGCCGGTCGAGGTCAAGCCGGCCCGCGCCACCACGCTGTCGATGCGCTGGCTGGTCAGCTTCTCGCGCGCCCGTCGCGAGAAGACGATGTCGGAGCGGCTGATGAACGAGATCCTCGACGCCTCGAACGGCTTGGGTGCCGCCGTCAAGCGCCGCGAGGACACCCACAAGATGGCCGAGGCCAACCGGGCCTTCGCCCACTACCGCTGGTGA
- a CDS encoding histidine phosphatase family protein — protein MPTGATRDTTPGRRIHLVRHGESVANVDPTVYERVPDYRIPLTERGHDQARAAGRGLRAALADRPVRVYVSPYLRAHQTLLALGLDRPESIIEEPWLREQDWANYQDPAEIAAQKERRNRYGHFFYRFRDGESGADVYDRVAGFIGGLEVTFADPGTPGDIVLVTHGLTMRLFCMRWFGWTVEYFESLKNPDNAERKTITQTARGWELDRSFHQWKAADPQTTIAQRYAAE, from the coding sequence ATGCCCACCGGCGCGACGCGAGACACCACGCCCGGTCGCCGGATCCACCTCGTGCGGCACGGGGAGTCGGTGGCCAATGTCGACCCGACCGTCTACGAGCGCGTACCCGACTATCGGATCCCGCTCACCGAACGCGGCCACGACCAGGCCCGCGCCGCGGGTCGCGGCCTGCGTGCCGCTCTTGCCGACCGGCCGGTGCGCGTCTACGTCTCGCCCTATCTGCGGGCCCACCAGACCCTGCTCGCGCTCGGTCTCGACCGGCCCGAGTCGATCATCGAGGAGCCCTGGCTGCGCGAGCAGGACTGGGCGAACTACCAGGACCCGGCCGAGATCGCGGCGCAGAAGGAGCGGCGCAATCGCTACGGGCACTTCTTCTACCGGTTCCGCGACGGCGAATCGGGGGCCGACGTCTATGACCGGGTTGCCGGTTTCATCGGCGGCCTGGAGGTGACCTTCGCCGATCCGGGTACGCCGGGCGACATCGTGCTGGTGACCCACGGGCTCACCATGCGGCTGTTCTGCATGCGCTGGTTCGGCTGGACCGTCGAATACTTCGAGTCGCTGAAGAATCCCGACAACGCCGAGCGCAAGACGATCACGCAGACCGCTCGCGGCTGGGAGCTGGACCGGTCGTTCCACCAGTGGAAGGCGGCGGACCCGCAGACCACGATCGCGCAGCGGTACGCCGCGGAGTGA
- the rpsL gene encoding 30S ribosomal protein S12 has translation MPTIQQLVRKGRSDKVAKSKTPALKGSPQRRGVCTRVYTTTPKKPNSALRKVARVKLSSGIEVTAYIPGVGHNLQEHSMVLVRGGRVKDLPGVRYKIVRGSLDTQGVKNRKQARSRYGAKKEK, from the coding sequence GTGCCCACAATCCAGCAGTTGGTCCGCAAGGGCCGGTCCGACAAGGTCGCCAAGAGCAAGACCCCCGCGCTGAAGGGTTCGCCCCAGCGCCGCGGCGTCTGCACCCGCGTCTACACCACCACCCCGAAGAAGCCGAACTCGGCGCTGCGCAAGGTGGCCCGCGTCAAGCTGTCGTCGGGGATCGAGGTGACCGCCTACATTCCGGGCGTCGGGCACAACCTGCAGGAGCACTCGATGGTGCTGGTCCGCGGCGGGCGTGTGAAGGACCTGCCGGGTGTCCGTTACAAGATCGTGCGCGGTTCGCTCGACACGCAGGGCGTGAAGAACCGCAAGCAGGCTCGCAGCCGTTACGGCGCGAAGAAGGAGAAGTAA
- a CDS encoding TetR/AcrR family transcriptional regulator — MPRVVDQEQRRREITHALWLVIATDGIDAVSLRRVAEAAGVSIGRIQHYFADKDALLLHGIAEFAAAARRAYESVEGDAAERLTRLLTQRIPTTQTGRTAVAIWHSYLGWAPRRTEAVAAVRDAVAAGDRLAAELVSELTGLPPARARERARWLTSAADGLAQRVMLGTVSGRTAIAQVRSAVAGLGQQRAG, encoded by the coding sequence ATGCCTCGCGTGGTCGATCAGGAGCAGCGCCGCCGCGAGATCACCCACGCCCTGTGGCTGGTCATCGCCACGGACGGCATCGACGCGGTCAGCCTGCGGCGCGTCGCCGAGGCGGCGGGGGTCTCCATCGGTCGGATCCAGCACTACTTCGCCGACAAGGATGCGCTGCTGCTGCACGGCATCGCCGAGTTCGCGGCGGCCGCGCGGCGCGCGTACGAATCAGTCGAGGGTGATGCCGCGGAGCGACTGACCCGGTTGCTCACCCAGCGCATCCCGACCACGCAGACCGGCCGCACCGCGGTCGCGATCTGGCACAGCTATCTCGGCTGGGCGCCGCGCCGCACCGAAGCGGTGGCCGCGGTGCGCGACGCGGTCGCCGCCGGCGACCGGCTGGCCGCCGAGTTGGTCAGCGAGCTCACGGGTCTGCCGCCGGCCCGGGCGCGAGAGCGCGCCCGATGGCTGACGTCGGCGGCCGACGGTCTCGCCCAGCGCGTGATGCTCGGCACCGTGTCCGGGCGTACCGCGATCGCCCAGGTCCGCTCCGCCGTGGCCGGGCTCGGGCAGCAGCGGGCTGGCTAG
- a CDS encoding AAA family ATPase — translation MQQASTDVLPESADQVATAPGPAGRVIVITGAMAAGKSTVAELLSAQLPRSVHVRGDLFRRMIVNGREDMTPQPSPDALEQLALRYDLASHAADAYAARGFDAIVQDVIIGEHLASFISRIRTAERFLVVLSPTVSALEWREEQRQKAGYVHFSPGALDSQLRQETARIGYWLDSSAQTPQETVDDILDNLERARV, via the coding sequence GTGCAGCAGGCCAGCACGGACGTGCTCCCCGAATCGGCGGACCAGGTTGCCACCGCGCCCGGTCCGGCGGGTCGCGTGATCGTCATCACCGGGGCCATGGCGGCCGGCAAGTCGACGGTCGCCGAGTTGCTGTCGGCCCAGTTGCCGCGATCGGTGCACGTGCGGGGCGATCTCTTCCGCCGGATGATCGTCAACGGCCGCGAGGACATGACCCCGCAGCCCAGTCCGGATGCGCTCGAACAGCTCGCGCTGCGCTACGACCTGGCCAGCCACGCCGCGGATGCCTATGCCGCCCGCGGCTTCGACGCGATCGTCCAGGACGTGATCATCGGCGAGCACCTGGCCAGCTTCATCTCCCGCATCCGGACCGCCGAGCGGTTCCTGGTCGTCTTGTCACCGACCGTGTCCGCGCTGGAATGGCGCGAGGAGCAGCGCCAGAAGGCGGGCTATGTGCACTTCTCCCCCGGCGCGCTGGACAGCCAGTTGCGCCAGGAGACCGCGCGGATCGGTTACTGGCTCGACTCCTCGGCACAGACGCCGCAGGAGACGGTCGACGACATCCTCGACAACCTGGAGCGCGCCCGCGTCTGA
- a CDS encoding alpha/beta fold hydrolase — protein MPSSPAPRLKRRFSRWAAALIIVVVLVAALAYLIKDPSPVGYWRSAAGQDAYRAAYAEAMTKLPAPDAILDIRTDYGIVRVYRFDARSGGQQTPVVLVPGIRSGTPMWQANLPLLQRERTVFALDALGDAGLSIQDRPIRTPQDQANWLDQTLAGLGIERAHVVGHSFGGWAAANFAARFPRRIASLSLLEPVYVWEGLPASTIAKSIPAALPFLPKAWRDAMLADFGGATTSDLDDPVARMIDAGMANYRSALPAQPELITGEQLSGLPVYLALAPRSVMHDAQSVADKAKASTPGIEVQIWPDTSHSLPMEVPGPLNDRLLAFMSAHDQR, from the coding sequence GTGCCGTCATCCCCCGCCCCCCGCCTCAAGCGCCGCTTCTCCCGGTGGGCCGCCGCGTTGATCATCGTCGTCGTCCTGGTCGCCGCACTGGCGTATCTGATCAAGGATCCGAGCCCGGTGGGCTACTGGCGCTCGGCGGCCGGACAGGATGCCTACCGGGCGGCCTATGCCGAGGCGATGACGAAGCTGCCCGCTCCGGACGCCATCCTCGACATCCGCACCGACTACGGCATCGTCCGGGTGTACCGCTTCGACGCTCGCTCGGGTGGGCAGCAGACGCCGGTGGTGCTGGTGCCCGGGATCCGTTCCGGTACGCCGATGTGGCAGGCGAATCTGCCGCTGCTGCAGCGCGAGCGAACGGTCTTCGCCCTGGATGCGCTCGGCGATGCCGGGCTGAGCATCCAGGACCGCCCGATCCGGACGCCGCAGGACCAGGCGAACTGGCTCGACCAAACCCTCGCCGGCCTCGGCATCGAGCGCGCGCATGTCGTCGGGCACTCCTTCGGCGGCTGGGCGGCCGCCAACTTCGCGGCCCGGTTTCCGCGGCGGATCGCCTCACTGAGCCTGCTGGAGCCGGTCTATGTCTGGGAGGGGCTGCCGGCGAGCACCATCGCCAAGTCGATCCCGGCCGCGCTGCCGTTCCTGCCGAAGGCGTGGCGAGACGCGATGCTGGCCGACTTCGGCGGCGCCACCACCAGCGACCTCGACGACCCGGTCGCCCGGATGATCGATGCCGGGATGGCGAACTACCGCAGCGCGCTGCCCGCGCAGCCGGAGTTGATCACCGGGGAGCAGCTCTCGGGACTGCCCGTCTACCTGGCGCTGGCCCCGCGGAGCGTGATGCACGACGCGCAATCGGTTGCGGACAAGGCGAAAGCGAGCACACCCGGGATCGAGGTGCAGATCTGGCCGGACACCAGCCACTCCCTGCCGATGGAGGTGCCGGGCCCGCTGAACGACCGGCTGCTGGCGTTCATGTCCGCGCACGACCAGCGCTGA
- a CDS encoding cytochrome c oxidase assembly protein, translated as MAAGRMIATASRPATVLLAGLVFMIVFAAVALHPDAMPAPAPDPLTVLGAGLFGVAAGAAAVLTVSRLLCAIGWRRPERGENAGPVRNELTPGARAAARAAIAPALAWAGFAALGVPFAMAGESDRPLGAVLARLGADLPITSAPLGWALTAALAALSGALLARVRTWAGAIALLCLALAACIPAAALAVPPGPGADLRTDAVGLAAPAAVLALAAAIAGQRRVAARAGTAAAAAAAAALLAPLTAPAGASPGQLLVLGYGIGPGPSGANFLLPGRPNFLLAGLAVLAVIAYLAGVRALRRRGDRWPVGRTLAWVVGWLLVITVAVTRIWQYGDISFRYHMLAHMVLNLIAPVLLVLGGPLTLALRALRPGRAGGAGSARDAIESIMTWRPLRVLAHPVVIWLIFVGSFYLLYFSGLFGLAMARPWSHQLITLHFLLTGYAFSAVVIGVDQPPRPLPHLARLAFVFAAMPFHSFFAVIVMDAETIIGAAYFAAVAPVPPLDPVAEQAAAGQIAWFIGEIPLLATVLILLVHWYRADRREARRRDKAIASGRDEAYEAIQQMYADLARHDRD; from the coding sequence GTGGCTGCAGGCCGGATGATCGCGACAGCATCCCGGCCCGCGACGGTCCTGCTCGCCGGGCTGGTTTTCATGATCGTATTCGCGGCTGTCGCGCTGCATCCCGACGCGATGCCCGCCCCCGCTCCCGACCCGCTCACCGTCCTCGGCGCCGGACTCTTCGGCGTCGCCGCGGGAGCCGCGGCGGTGCTGACGGTGTCCCGCCTGCTGTGCGCGATCGGCTGGCGACGGCCGGAGCGGGGCGAGAACGCCGGCCCGGTACGCAACGAACTGACGCCCGGCGCCCGCGCGGCGGCCCGGGCCGCCATTGCGCCGGCGCTTGCCTGGGCCGGGTTCGCCGCGCTCGGCGTACCGTTCGCCATGGCAGGAGAGTCCGACCGGCCGCTCGGTGCGGTCCTGGCCCGCCTCGGCGCCGACCTGCCGATCACCTCCGCCCCGCTCGGCTGGGCCCTCACCGCGGCGCTGGCCGCGCTGTCGGGCGCGCTGCTCGCGCGTGTTCGCACCTGGGCCGGGGCCATCGCGCTGCTCTGTCTCGCGCTGGCCGCCTGCATCCCGGCCGCGGCCCTCGCGGTGCCGCCCGGTCCCGGCGCGGACCTGCGTACCGACGCCGTCGGCCTGGCCGCGCCGGCGGCGGTGCTGGCGCTCGCCGCGGCCATCGCGGGGCAGCGCCGGGTCGCGGCCCGGGCCGGGACAGCAGCGGCCGCCGCCGCGGCTGCGGCGCTGCTGGCCCCGCTCACCGCGCCGGCGGGGGCCAGTCCGGGGCAACTCCTCGTCCTCGGCTACGGCATCGGACCGGGGCCATCGGGGGCGAACTTCCTGCTCCCGGGCCGCCCGAACTTCCTACTTGCCGGACTCGCCGTCCTCGCGGTGATCGCCTACCTGGCCGGGGTCCGGGCGCTGCGCCGCCGGGGCGATCGCTGGCCGGTGGGGCGGACCCTCGCCTGGGTGGTGGGCTGGCTGCTCGTGATCACGGTCGCGGTGACCCGGATCTGGCAGTACGGGGACATCAGCTTCCGCTATCACATGCTGGCGCACATGGTGCTGAACCTGATCGCTCCCGTGCTGCTGGTGCTCGGCGGTCCGCTCACCCTGGCGCTGCGCGCCCTGCGGCCCGGGCGGGCCGGCGGTGCTGGCAGCGCGCGGGACGCGATCGAGTCGATCATGACCTGGCGGCCACTGCGCGTGCTCGCGCACCCCGTCGTCATCTGGTTGATCTTCGTCGGCTCGTTCTACCTGCTCTACTTCTCGGGGCTGTTCGGACTGGCGATGGCGCGTCCCTGGTCGCACCAGTTGATCACCCTGCACTTCCTGCTCACGGGGTACGCCTTCTCCGCCGTCGTGATCGGCGTGGACCAACCGCCGCGCCCACTGCCGCACCTGGCTCGGCTCGCGTTCGTCTTCGCCGCCATGCCGTTCCACTCCTTCTTCGCGGTGATCGTGATGGACGCCGAGACCATCATCGGCGCCGCCTACTTCGCGGCCGTGGCGCCGGTGCCGCCGCTCGACCCGGTCGCCGAACAGGCCGCCGCCGGTCAGATCGCGTGGTTCATCGGCGAGATCCCCCTGCTGGCGACCGTCCTGATCCTGCTCGTGCACTGGTACCGCGCCGACCGCCGGGAGGCTCGGCGACGGGACAAGGCCATCGCCAGCGGACGGGACGAGGCGTACGAGGCCATCCAGCAGATGTATGCCGATCTCGCCCGCCACGACCGCGACTGA